Part of the Calditrichota bacterium genome, GATGGCATCGGCAAGGATGTGATGGAGGCGGCGCGTATCGTCCTCGACAGGCTCGAGTTCGATGCCGAATATGTGCCCGGGGACATCGGCTGGGAGTTCTGGTGCAAGGAAGGCAACCCACTCCCGGATCGCACCATCAAGCTCCTGAAGGAGACCGAT contains:
- a CDS encoding isocitrate/isopropylmalate dehydrogenase family protein, translating into MAKYRIAWLPGDGIGKDVMEAARIVLDRLEFDAEYVPGDIGWEFWCKEGNPLPDRTIKLLKETD